CGCAAATTAGGATTGCTAGTTTAGTAGTGATGAAACTGATGTTGATTATTGCGATAGATACCATAATCTAGGTGGTATCTTTTTTTGTTAAGGAATAAATTAAAAAGAGAGCTTAAGCCCTCTTTTTAATAAATGCTTAACTTTTATGCACAGATTGGAATCCCTAATGCTATTAAAGTCAATGCTACTTGAAGAGAAAGTTCTAATCTAGCAATTTCAATTCCTGCAACTGAGACCACTAAAAGAGGTTGTCCATTAACGAACAAAACACAACTTTCCATACTTACACCTCCTTTCTAGTAATCTACTACAGTATATGAATTGAATTAAAAAACGTAATAGCTAAATTAACTAATTTAATAAAATTGATAAATTAATCTATTATATAAAATGAACTTTTAATGGCCTAACAGCTGCTTTTTTGTCACCTTATAAAAAGGGTATGAATATATTAGTAGTATATAAAAGAATAGGAGTGATAGATATG
This Bacillus paramycoides DNA region includes the following protein-coding sequences:
- a CDS encoding DUF3956 family protein, whose product is MESCVLFVNGQPLLVVSVAGIEIARLELSLQVALTLIALGIPICA